In a single window of the Elaeis guineensis isolate ETL-2024a chromosome 8, EG11, whole genome shotgun sequence genome:
- the LOC105050132 gene encoding signal peptidase complex subunit 3B: MHSFGYRANALVTFAVTILAVMCSLASLSDNFNVPTPTADVKVLNINWFQKQPNGNDEVSLTLNISADLSSMFTWNTKQVFVFVAAEYETAQNALNQVSLWDGIIPSKEHAKFWIHTTNKYRFIDQGSNLRGKDFNLTLHWHVMPKTGKMFADKIVMTGYRLPEEYR, encoded by the exons ATGCATTCTTTCGGCTACCGCGCGAACGCCCTCGTGACGTTCGCTGTCACGATCTTGGCGGTGATGTGCTCTCTCGCCTCCCTCTCCGACAACTTCAACGTCCCCACCCCCACCGCCGACGTCAAG GTCTTGAACATAAACTGGTTTCAAAAGCAACCAAACGGAAATGACGAG GTCAGCTTGACGTTGAACATCTCAGCCGATCTTTCATCTATGTTCACCTGGAACACTAAACAG GTATTTGTTTTTGTAGCAGCCGAGTATGAGACCGCACAAAATGCCTTGAATCAG GTTTCACTTTGGGATGGAATAATACCATCAAAAGAGCATGCTAAGTTTTGGATTCACACCACAAACAAGTACCGTTTTATTGACCAG GGAAGCAATCTCAGAGGCAAGGACTTCAACTTGACGCTGCACTGGCATGTCATGCCCAAGACTGGAAAGATGTTTGCTGATAAAATAGTTATGACCGGATATCGCCTCCCCGAGGAGTACAGATAG